The Quercus robur chromosome 7, dhQueRobu3.1, whole genome shotgun sequence genome has a segment encoding these proteins:
- the LOC126691201 gene encoding uncharacterized protein LOC126691201 produces MVDGWTDTRHRTLINFLVYCPKGIIFICFVDASNLVKDAITLSNLFDEFVNWVGPANIVHLVTNIAANFVAVGRILCGKYRNISWSSCAVHCLNLILKDIGKMDHVDKLAKRASKTTVFIYNHVALQAWLRTRKNWTEIVRPGPTRFSTTFIAIGSLKEHKHDLQALVTSKFYVESRYAKDKKAKAMLKIILDNQFWNDCPVIVHIVSPLIHLLCIVDSDEKPTMGFVYDGKKKFNFDPIDYASIDKTEFWVVEDEEPPYLNHEEIENALYKEAAYPIEEESSSQLIKDDDDINLESFGDELDAPPGFRDKNHPIQVEDEDEDEDDDNDANGGVFGSHDDIDFNFLHDK; encoded by the exons ATGGTTGATGGGTGGACTGATACTAGGCATAGAACATTGATTAATTTCCTTGTCTATTGTCCTAAaggaattatttttatatgttttgttgaTGCTTCTAACTTGGTTAAGGATGCTATTACTTTGAGTAACTTGTTTGATGAATTTGTTAATTGGGTTGGTCCTGCAAATATAGTACATTTGGTTACTAACATTGCTGCAAATTTTGTAGCTGTTGGAAGAATTTTGTGTGGAAAATATAGGAACATTAGTTGGTCATCTTGTGCAGTACATTGCTTAAACCTAATTTTAAAGGATATTGGGAAGATGGATCATGTAGATAAACTTGCAAAACGTGCATCCAAGACCACAGTGTTCATCTATAACCATGTGGCTTTGCAAGCTTGGTTAAGAACTAGAAAAAATTGGACGGAAATTGTGCGTCCAGGGCCAACTAGGTTTTCTACTACTTTCATTGCCATAGGGAGCCTTAAGGAACATAAGCATGACTTACAAGCATTGGTGACTAGCAAATTTTATGTTGAATCAAGATATGCAAAAGATAAGAAAGCAAAGGCAATGTTGAAAATCATTCTTGACAATCAATTTTGGAATGATTGTCCTGTAATTGTGCATATTGTGTCACCATTGATTCATTTATTATGCATTGTTGATTCTGATGAAAAACCAACTATGGGTTTTGTATATGATGGCAA GAAGAAGTTCAATTTTGATCCTATTGATTATGCAAGTATTGATAAAACTGAATTTTGGGTAGTGGAAGATGAGGAACCTCCATATCTTAATCATGAGGAGATAGAGAATGCATTATATAAAGAGGCAGCTTATCCAATCGAAGAAGAGTCTTCTAGCCAAT TGATTAAGGATGATGATGACATCAATTTGGAATCATTTGGTGATGAACTTGATGCTCCTCCTGGATTTAGAGATAAAAATCATCCTATTcaagttgaagatgaagatgaggatgaggatgatgataatgatgctaATGGTGGAGTATTTGGTTCACATGATgatattgatttcaattttcttcatgacAAATGA